One segment of Pleomorphomonas sp. PLEO DNA contains the following:
- a CDS encoding ABC transporter ATP-binding protein, which translates to MALVNISGLSVSFAERKILDGIDLCLERGDRVCIVGANGSGKSSLGQAVAGWLSHGPHLLGDILTDGQPIAEIPVAERATLVQYVGQVPMHQLSGRAFTVAEEVAFGPENLNWPIADIETRVADVLKRLDLAHLDERDPFTLSGGEQQRLSIASAIALSPALLILDEAEANLDVGARQRLVSELAAQPADSALLILDVEPDLGLALGCRMLALENGRLSDWSPQARRLADREERAIHAAPTAAPILDVRDVAFGYPELPRLYERLSLSVAAGEAVALVGPNGVGKSTLFRLINGLSRSASGSIRIGDRSTAKLRIDEIASLVATVFQEPENQLFSPTVREEVAFGLDGLGLKPVDIASRIAEVLERVGLSDVANRHPLDLDTASRRFVTIACALARRPALLLLDEAQRGLDRTNVARIERIIAEERARGASVLFICHDPAFTASNATRIIDLSASPRAEAA; encoded by the coding sequence GTGGCTCTAGTCAACATTTCCGGTCTGTCCGTCAGCTTTGCCGAGCGGAAGATCCTCGATGGTATCGACCTTTGCCTTGAGCGCGGCGACCGCGTCTGCATCGTCGGCGCCAACGGCTCCGGAAAATCGAGCCTGGGACAGGCTGTTGCCGGTTGGCTCAGCCATGGCCCGCATCTGCTGGGCGACATTCTCACCGACGGCCAGCCCATCGCGGAGATTCCGGTCGCCGAGCGGGCGACGCTCGTTCAATACGTCGGCCAGGTGCCAATGCATCAACTGTCGGGTCGCGCCTTCACCGTCGCCGAGGAAGTGGCCTTCGGCCCGGAAAACCTGAACTGGCCGATCGCCGACATCGAGACACGTGTCGCCGATGTGTTGAAGCGGCTCGACCTCGCACACCTCGACGAGCGCGACCCCTTCACCCTGTCCGGCGGCGAGCAGCAGCGCCTGTCCATCGCCTCGGCGATCGCCTTGTCACCGGCCCTGCTGATCCTCGACGAGGCCGAGGCCAATCTCGATGTCGGCGCGCGTCAGCGATTGGTTTCCGAGCTTGCCGCCCAACCAGCCGACAGCGCGCTTCTGATCCTCGACGTGGAGCCTGATCTCGGATTGGCGCTCGGCTGCCGGATGCTGGCGCTGGAGAACGGCCGCCTCTCGGACTGGTCGCCTCAGGCACGCCGACTGGCCGACCGTGAGGAACGGGCGATTCATGCGGCGCCGACGGCCGCGCCCATCCTCGACGTCCGCGATGTCGCCTTCGGCTATCCGGAGCTCCCCCGGCTCTACGAGCGCCTGTCGCTGTCGGTCGCGGCCGGCGAAGCCGTGGCGCTGGTCGGCCCGAACGGCGTCGGCAAGAGCACGCTGTTCCGGCTGATCAACGGCCTGTCGCGGTCGGCATCGGGCAGCATCCGCATCGGCGACCGTTCCACCGCCAAGCTCAGGATCGACGAGATTGCCAGCCTGGTGGCGACAGTGTTTCAGGAGCCGGAGAACCAGCTGTTCTCGCCGACGGTGCGCGAGGAGGTCGCCTTCGGGCTCGACGGGCTCGGCCTCAAGCCCGTGGACATCGCGAGCCGTATCGCCGAGGTGCTTGAGCGTGTGGGCCTGTCAGACGTAGCCAATCGCCATCCTCTCGATCTCGACACGGCCAGCCGGCGCTTCGTCACCATCGCCTGCGCCCTCGCCCGGCGACCTGCCCTGCTCCTTCTCGATGAGGCCCAGCGCGGCCTCGACCGGACGAATGTCGCGCGGATCGAGAGGATCATTGCCGAGGAGCGCGCACGCGGGGCGAGCGTGCTGTTCATCTGCCATGATCCGGCTTTCACGGCGAGCAATGCGACGCGGATCATCGATCTCTCCGCATCGCCAAGGGCGGAGGCTGCCTGA
- a CDS encoding ABC transporter permease, protein MSDLAQTADGSVTAASVTSFPIWYQGLVASVFWFLTAVVTWGLPDVVPWGSVGLFAAITATGGILLLALALTLHRLGSIGERIAFWGPWLIALGVWFLLWEFTTAKTGWLPKPFFSPPHGLLQVYVADWSRLLICIGYSLRLWGLGFFSGISLGFVIGVALGWSARFNYWGMPVLKLIGPVPATAWIPATFFFFPTTFHASIFLVALSCGIPVAIQTAAGVSQVNRAYYDVARTLGAGERFLVLKVAVPASLNHVFVGLFMGLYYSFAVLVVAEMLGAKYGLGWYIAFQSAYSAYANVYATIVIMAVLCSGIVKLLFVARDRLLVWQERGLI, encoded by the coding sequence GTGAGCGATCTGGCTCAAACCGCCGATGGCAGCGTGACAGCGGCCTCGGTGACGTCCTTTCCCATCTGGTACCAGGGCCTGGTGGCTTCAGTGTTCTGGTTCCTGACCGCCGTCGTCACCTGGGGTTTGCCCGATGTCGTCCCCTGGGGCAGCGTCGGACTTTTCGCGGCCATCACGGCCACGGGCGGCATCCTGCTGTTGGCGCTGGCGTTGACCCTTCATCGCCTTGGCAGCATCGGCGAGCGCATCGCCTTCTGGGGACCGTGGCTGATTGCCCTCGGCGTCTGGTTCCTCCTGTGGGAATTCACCACAGCCAAAACCGGCTGGCTGCCGAAGCCGTTCTTTTCGCCGCCGCATGGCCTGTTGCAAGTCTACGTCGCCGACTGGTCGCGCCTTCTGATCTGCATCGGCTATTCCCTACGTCTCTGGGGCCTCGGTTTCTTTTCCGGGATCAGCCTCGGCTTCGTGATCGGCGTGGCGCTCGGCTGGTCGGCCCGCTTCAATTATTGGGGCATGCCGGTGCTGAAGCTGATCGGCCCGGTGCCGGCCACGGCCTGGATTCCGGCCACCTTCTTCTTCTTTCCCACCACCTTTCATGCGTCGATCTTTCTGGTGGCCCTGTCCTGCGGCATCCCCGTCGCCATCCAGACGGCGGCCGGCGTCTCTCAGGTCAACCGCGCCTATTACGACGTGGCGCGAACGCTCGGTGCCGGCGAACGCTTCCTCGTGCTGAAGGTCGCCGTGCCCGCCTCCCTCAACCACGTGTTCGTCGGCCTGTTCATGGGGCTCTACTACTCCTTCGCCGTGCTGGTGGTGGCCGAGATGCTGGGTGCCAAATATGGCCTCGGCTGGTACATCGCCTTCCAGAGCGCCTATTCGGCCTACGCCAACGTCTACGCCACCATCGTCATCATGGCAGTCCTGTGCTCGGGCATCGTCAAGCTGCTGTTCGTGGCGCGTGACAGGCTGCTCGTCTGGCAGGAAAGGGGGCTGATCTGA
- a CDS encoding transporter substrate-binding domain-containing protein has protein sequence MTPRLLVLFAALTLPTVAFAGETLDRVHAKGEVVDVLVNDYPPFGFINDKNELDGFDVDVARAFAEKLGVKLKLETPGWETIIGGKWAGRWDLAISSATPTEERAKVVNFPVIYYSLPAVLVVNKDETTIQSAKDITGKKVGAGTGSSYEAYLNRNFVIPGQPAIEFPFGNVEVVPGDETVNFQNLALGAGVRLDAIVASAGTAQGQIDATGKLKVVGKPLFAEPNAVVTDKGDPEWDAEVARVIKELKADGTIARISQKWFHTDITKDAE, from the coding sequence ATGACGCCCCGCCTGCTCGTCCTGTTTGCCGCCCTTACCCTGCCCACCGTCGCCTTCGCCGGAGAAACGCTCGACCGTGTCCACGCCAAGGGTGAAGTCGTCGACGTCCTCGTTAATGACTATCCGCCCTTCGGCTTCATCAATGACAAGAATGAACTCGACGGCTTCGATGTCGACGTGGCCCGAGCCTTTGCCGAAAAGCTTGGTGTCAAACTGAAGCTGGAAACGCCGGGATGGGAAACCATCATCGGTGGCAAGTGGGCCGGTCGCTGGGACTTGGCCATTTCCTCGGCAACACCGACTGAGGAGCGCGCCAAGGTCGTGAACTTCCCGGTGATCTACTACAGCCTGCCGGCCGTGTTGGTCGTCAACAAGGACGAGACGACCATCCAATCGGCCAAGGACATCACCGGCAAGAAGGTCGGTGCCGGTACAGGTTCATCCTACGAAGCTTACTTGAACCGCAATTTCGTCATCCCCGGCCAGCCGGCCATCGAATTCCCCTTTGGCAATGTCGAAGTCGTGCCTGGAGATGAAACGGTCAACTTCCAGAATTTGGCCTTGGGAGCCGGTGTGCGGCTCGATGCCATCGTCGCCTCCGCCGGCACAGCCCAGGGACAGATCGACGCGACCGGCAAGCTGAAAGTGGTCGGCAAGCCCTTGTTCGCCGAGCCGAATGCCGTGGTCACCGACAAGGGCGATCCCGAGTGGGACGCCGAGGTCGCCCGTGTCATCAAGGAGCTGAAGGCCGACGGCACGATCGCCCGCATTTCCCAGAAGTGGTTCCATACGGACATCACCAAAGATGCCGAGTGA
- a CDS encoding ABC transporter ATP-binding protein — protein MSALVQDDGAARALSLDIRSVTHHYDIAGTRFDVLDDISLSVAPGEFVALLGPSGCGKSTLLRLAAGLESPRRGTLLEDGNQIGAPDPSRLLVFQDPTLFPWRTVRKNVATGLEARGLLPQKAHRIDEALSLVRLEDFADAYPRQLSGGMAQRVALARALVNDPGLLLLDEPFGKLDSLTRLSLQNELLKLWQTAGFTALLVTHDVEEALLLANRVVVLSDRPARILAEFNITADYPRHRDDPDFVRLRREILHELGVQNV, from the coding sequence ATGTCTGCACTCGTACAAGACGACGGCGCGGCGCGCGCCCTGTCGCTCGATATCCGCTCCGTCACCCATCATTACGATATCGCAGGCACGCGGTTCGACGTGCTCGACGACATCAGCCTCTCAGTAGCGCCGGGCGAGTTCGTCGCCCTGCTCGGCCCGTCCGGTTGCGGCAAGTCCACGCTGCTGCGCCTTGCCGCCGGACTTGAAAGTCCGCGACGCGGAACACTTCTTGAAGACGGTAATCAGATCGGCGCGCCCGATCCGTCACGCCTGCTGGTGTTCCAGGATCCGACGCTGTTTCCCTGGCGCACCGTTCGCAAAAACGTGGCCACCGGCCTTGAGGCGCGTGGCCTTCTGCCACAGAAGGCCCATCGCATCGATGAAGCGCTGTCACTTGTCCGCCTTGAGGATTTCGCCGATGCCTATCCGCGCCAACTCTCAGGCGGCATGGCGCAGCGCGTGGCTCTCGCCCGGGCGCTGGTCAACGACCCAGGTCTTCTGCTGCTCGACGAACCCTTCGGCAAGCTCGACTCCCTGACGCGCCTTTCCCTGCAGAATGAATTGCTGAAGCTCTGGCAGACGGCCGGCTTTACCGCCCTCTTGGTCACCCACGACGTCGAGGAAGCGCTGCTGCTGGCCAACCGCGTGGTCGTGCTGTCCGACCGACCGGCCCGCATCCTCGCGGAATTCAACATCACGGCGGACTACCCGCGCCATCGCGACGACCCAGATTTCGTACGGCTGCGCCGTGAAATCCTGCATGAACTGGGGGTGCAAAATGTCTAG
- a CDS encoding transketolase, with protein MARQPRSSKPSTPNSRTTEEIALGIRRRVFEHTIRNNGGYLSQACSAAEQLAWLYNEELHIGEPTLPPVPEPFGGVPSATNTDYHTGAGYNGPALPGFDRLIFAPAHYALVAYATLIEVGRLAPEALGQFNRDGSSVEMIGAEHSPGMEVHNGTLGVGLSTAAGLAWGRRRKGETGRVWVFMSDGEVEEGQTWEAVQAAAYHGIDTLNAIVDVNQQQCDGAMSSVMDVRDIRAKFEAFGAVVAEVDGHDLGALRWAAKTPHPGQPLIILAKTSPFKDMNYLERRFPRLHYVRFKDEADRAATNTAIAAELGVAPVDYVR; from the coding sequence ATGGCACGGCAGCCTCGCTCGTCCAAACCCAGCACGCCCAACTCAAGAACCACCGAGGAGATCGCGCTCGGCATCAGGCGGCGCGTGTTCGAACACACCATCCGCAACAACGGCGGCTACCTGAGCCAGGCCTGTTCGGCGGCCGAGCAACTGGCCTGGCTCTACAACGAGGAACTCCATATCGGCGAGCCGACGCTGCCGCCGGTGCCCGAGCCGTTCGGCGGCGTGCCTTCCGCCACCAACACCGACTATCACACCGGCGCCGGCTACAACGGCCCTGCTCTGCCGGGGTTCGACCGGCTGATCTTCGCGCCGGCGCATTACGCGCTCGTCGCCTATGCCACCCTGATCGAAGTGGGGCGCCTCGCACCGGAAGCCCTCGGACAGTTCAACCGCGACGGTTCGTCGGTCGAGATGATCGGCGCCGAGCATTCCCCTGGCATGGAGGTGCACAACGGCACCCTCGGCGTCGGTCTGTCGACGGCGGCCGGCCTTGCCTGGGGCCGTCGCCGCAAGGGCGAGACCGGCCGCGTCTGGGTGTTCATGTCGGACGGTGAGGTTGAGGAAGGGCAGACCTGGGAGGCGGTACAGGCGGCGGCCTATCACGGCATCGACACGCTCAACGCCATCGTCGATGTCAACCAGCAGCAATGCGACGGCGCCATGTCCAGCGTAATGGACGTGCGCGACATCAGGGCCAAGTTCGAGGCCTTCGGCGCCGTTGTGGCGGAGGTCGACGGCCATGATCTCGGCGCGCTGCGCTGGGCGGCCAAGACGCCGCATCCCGGCCAGCCGCTGATCATTCTGGCAAAGACCAGTCCCTTCAAGGACATGAACTATCTCGAACGCCGGTTCCCGCGTCTGCACTACGTCCGCTTCAAGGACGAGGCCGACCGCGCCGCCACCAATACCGCCATCGCCGCCGAGCTCGGCGTCGCCCCCGTAGACTACGTGCGCTGA
- a CDS encoding homocysteine S-methyltransferase family protein — protein MTAKAPVTILDGGMGRLLERLGAPFRLPEWSALSLIEAPDYVRRAHQAYVDAGAEIITTNSYGLVPHMIGEERFWKEGRALADRAGSIARTVADAAPRKVIVAGSLPPIFESYRPNKFIEEQAPPILAELVAGLAPHVDVWLVETQSSTAEALTAFAAAKATGKPIYISYTLRDERGRTGPAELRSWEPVGEAVLRTLAAGASAILFNCSQPEVMSAALKAARLAIESFGKPGIGLGVYANAFVPEPPSDEPYAGISELRPDLDPPNYLKWIDRWIDDGATIVGGCCGIGPEHIEAIAQSRSKEAA, from the coding sequence ATGACTGCCAAAGCTCCTGTCACCATCCTTGACGGCGGCATGGGCCGCCTGCTTGAGCGGCTGGGCGCCCCGTTCCGCCTGCCCGAATGGTCGGCCCTGTCGCTGATCGAGGCCCCCGATTACGTGCGCCGCGCCCATCAGGCCTATGTCGATGCCGGCGCTGAAATCATTACCACCAATTCCTATGGTCTGGTGCCGCACATGATCGGCGAGGAGCGCTTCTGGAAAGAAGGGCGCGCGCTGGCCGACCGCGCCGGTTCGATCGCCCGCACTGTCGCCGATGCCGCGCCGCGCAAGGTGATCGTCGCCGGTTCGCTGCCACCGATCTTCGAAAGCTACCGGCCGAACAAGTTCATCGAGGAGCAGGCGCCGCCGATTCTCGCTGAACTGGTGGCTGGGCTGGCGCCGCATGTCGACGTCTGGCTGGTCGAGACACAGAGCTCCACGGCCGAGGCGCTGACCGCCTTCGCGGCGGCGAAGGCGACCGGCAAGCCGATCTATATCTCCTATACGCTGCGCGACGAGCGCGGCCGCACCGGCCCCGCCGAATTGCGGTCGTGGGAGCCCGTCGGGGAAGCGGTTTTGCGAACGCTCGCCGCCGGAGCCTCGGCCATCCTGTTCAACTGCAGCCAGCCCGAGGTGATGAGCGCCGCGCTGAAGGCGGCCCGCCTCGCCATCGAATCTTTTGGCAAACCGGGCATCGGCCTAGGCGTCTACGCCAACGCCTTCGTGCCGGAGCCGCCCTCGGACGAGCCCTATGCCGGCATTTCCGAGCTCAGGCCCGATCTCGACCCGCCGAACTATCTCAAGTGGATCGATCGCTGGATCGACGATGGCGCCACCATCGTCGGCGGCTGCTGCGGCATCGGGCCGGAGCATATCGAGGCCATTGCCCAGAGCCGATCAAAAGAGGCGGCCTGA
- a CDS encoding energy-coupling factor transporter transmembrane component T: MTTSLLVFTSTQPATLLRSLDTAGWPPALAYLIASPLLMLDAFAARIRAIREAQEARGWRRGGSPLHRLKGLVLLISPLITSALIEADQRSHVLNQRAFRAFPRRSTLRPVGEASWEKPARVTLVGLAVLQAGVWPWL; the protein is encoded by the coding sequence GTGACCACATCGCTCCTGGTGTTTACCTCCACCCAGCCGGCGACCCTCCTGAGATCGCTTGACACCGCGGGATGGCCGCCAGCGCTGGCCTATCTGATCGCCAGCCCCCTTTTGATGCTCGACGCCTTCGCCGCCCGTATCCGCGCCATTCGCGAGGCACAGGAGGCGCGCGGCTGGCGGCGTGGCGGATCGCCCCTTCATCGCCTTAAGGGATTGGTGCTTCTCATCTCACCGCTCATCACATCGGCGCTGATCGAGGCCGACCAGCGCAGCCACGTCCTCAACCAACGCGCCTTCCGCGCCTTTCCACGGCGGTCAACCCTGAGGCCAGTCGGCGAAGCTTCCTGGGAGAAGCCGGCCCGCGTCACTCTCGTCGGGCTCGCCGTGCTGCAAGCGGGAGTGTGGCCGTGGCTCTAG
- a CDS encoding substrate-binding domain-containing protein, translating to MSFITRTAASTATVLASVLLAGASLAAGLTGAPAPFDKGGVKFALVGFISAGDFFAAVQAGAKAQSAAIGVDLQVFPGRQDSAEQRLQIEQAINLGVKAIVIDHGEPEALRDVVQKALDAGIKVVAFDVNIDNPAVPQVEQSDHELARLALEQAVKDNGTSFNAGYAYVAGFAPLDRRNEVWQDFKKANAGVVEKAQFGVVNATTALSTSDQAKAVLRANPDISVVFAPYDEFARGVKLAATENGTASKLKIYSADVSTADIQEIVADGSPWVATVATNPALVGAAAIRAAAKLVAGEPVDHSLVIKPTLLTQADLRAAGVTTIEELAAKVPSFNESDVALSPWIPVASK from the coding sequence ATGAGTTTCATCACGAGGACGGCCGCATCGACGGCCACTGTTCTGGCATCTGTCCTGCTCGCCGGCGCCTCCCTGGCCGCCGGCCTGACCGGCGCCCCCGCACCGTTTGATAAGGGCGGCGTCAAGTTCGCTCTGGTCGGCTTCATCTCGGCCGGCGATTTCTTCGCGGCTGTGCAGGCTGGTGCCAAGGCCCAGTCGGCGGCCATCGGCGTCGACCTGCAGGTGTTCCCCGGCCGTCAGGACAGCGCCGAGCAGCGCCTGCAGATCGAGCAGGCGATCAATCTGGGCGTCAAGGCCATCGTCATCGACCACGGCGAGCCGGAAGCGCTGCGCGACGTGGTGCAGAAGGCGCTCGACGCCGGCATCAAGGTGGTCGCCTTCGACGTCAACATCGACAACCCGGCCGTGCCGCAGGTCGAGCAGAGCGATCATGAACTCGCCCGCCTCGCCCTCGAGCAGGCTGTGAAGGACAACGGCACCAGCTTCAACGCCGGCTATGCCTATGTCGCCGGCTTTGCGCCGCTCGACCGCCGCAATGAGGTCTGGCAGGACTTCAAGAAGGCCAATGCCGGCGTCGTCGAGAAAGCGCAGTTCGGCGTGGTCAATGCGACGACGGCGCTCTCCACCTCCGATCAGGCCAAGGCCGTGTTGCGCGCCAACCCGGATATCTCCGTGGTCTTCGCCCCCTATGACGAGTTCGCCCGTGGCGTGAAACTCGCCGCGACGGAAAACGGGACGGCCAGCAAGCTGAAGATCTACTCGGCCGACGTCTCCACGGCCGACATCCAGGAAATCGTCGCCGATGGCAGCCCGTGGGTTGCAACGGTCGCCACCAATCCGGCTCTGGTCGGCGCCGCTGCCATCCGCGCCGCTGCCAAGCTCGTGGCCGGCGAACCCGTCGACCACAGCCTCGTCATCAAGCCGACCCTGCTGACCCAGGCCGACCTGCGTGCCGCCGGCGTGACCACCATCGAGGAACTGGCCGCCAAGGTGCCGTCGTTCAACGAGAGCGATGTCGCTCTTTCGCCGTGGATTCCGGTCGCCAGCAAGTAA
- a CDS encoding PPC domain-containing DNA-binding protein, giving the protein MSENSVLPPSRGRFYAVRFKPGEDLLAGLRAFVAERGLQAVSIVTAVGSLKKAPLRLANTGVWETREGHFEIVSLVGTIDALGEHLHISLSDRHGVTVGAHFGPGSAVYTTAEVVLVDLEDYSFTREPCALSGYDELIISSRESR; this is encoded by the coding sequence GTGTCAGAAAATTCAGTTCTACCGCCCAGTCGTGGTCGCTTTTATGCCGTCCGTTTCAAGCCGGGCGAAGATCTTCTCGCCGGCCTCAGAGCCTTCGTTGCCGAGCGTGGCTTGCAAGCAGTGTCGATCGTCACCGCCGTCGGCAGCCTGAAGAAGGCTCCGCTCCGTCTGGCCAACACGGGCGTCTGGGAGACACGCGAGGGGCATTTCGAAATCGTCTCGCTGGTCGGGACGATCGATGCGCTGGGCGAGCACCTGCACATCTCCCTGTCCGACCGGCATGGCGTCACCGTTGGCGCGCATTTCGGTCCGGGCTCGGCCGTCTACACCACGGCCGAAGTCGTGCTGGTCGATCTCGAAGACTACAGCTTCACCCGCGAGCCCTGCGCCCTCTCCGGATACGACGAGCTGATCATCTCATCGCGCGAAAGCCGGTGA
- a CDS encoding ABC transporter substrate-binding protein codes for MADFLHKASSPEAQPSRRDILKRTALGVGVVALGATAGSRLFTPAIAAPPTKVRLAWTEVAACHSPLGFGVAKGLYAKHNVDVELFYQGSSGQTLIQALATGKADAGAGLVGDWLKPLEQGFDVKLFVGSHGGCLRLLAPEKSGIKTLSDVKGKTISVAGLGTSPHLQFQVALAKAGVDVQNDITWKVVPFELVGEAVVKGEADAVAHLDPWAYSIQKQHGFNLIADSQTGYFDGRVCCVLGANGPFLNENKDAIRRLAEGNIELHEYTASHPDEVAAWYLENLKPAGLDLQSLTEIIGHLVTHNHPVGPELVDQVRRGAEDLKFVNVLDPATDPKDLAERVTINILA; via the coding sequence ATGGCGGATTTTTTACATAAAGCGAGTTCACCCGAAGCCCAACCGTCGCGGCGCGACATCCTGAAGCGGACGGCGCTCGGTGTCGGTGTCGTGGCCCTCGGCGCGACGGCGGGCAGCCGGCTGTTCACCCCGGCCATCGCCGCGCCGCCAACCAAGGTACGTCTTGCCTGGACGGAAGTGGCGGCCTGCCATTCTCCGCTCGGTTTTGGCGTCGCCAAGGGCCTCTATGCCAAACATAACGTCGACGTGGAGCTGTTCTATCAAGGCTCCAGCGGCCAGACGCTCATTCAGGCGCTCGCCACAGGCAAGGCCGATGCCGGCGCTGGCCTGGTCGGCGACTGGCTGAAGCCGCTGGAGCAAGGTTTCGACGTCAAGCTGTTCGTCGGCTCGCATGGCGGTTGCCTGCGTCTGCTGGCGCCGGAAAAGTCGGGCATCAAGACGCTCTCCGACGTGAAGGGCAAGACCATTTCGGTCGCCGGTCTAGGCACCTCGCCGCATCTGCAGTTTCAGGTGGCGCTCGCCAAGGCCGGAGTCGACGTGCAGAACGACATCACATGGAAGGTCGTTCCCTTCGAACTGGTCGGCGAGGCCGTCGTCAAGGGCGAGGCCGACGCCGTCGCCCATCTCGATCCTTGGGCCTATTCCATCCAGAAGCAGCACGGATTCAACCTGATCGCCGACAGCCAGACGGGCTACTTCGATGGTCGGGTCTGCTGCGTTCTGGGCGCCAACGGTCCTTTCCTCAATGAGAACAAGGATGCCATCCGCCGGCTCGCCGAGGGCAACATCGAGTTGCACGAATATACCGCGTCCCATCCGGACGAAGTGGCGGCCTGGTACCTCGAGAATCTCAAGCCGGCCGGGCTCGACCTTCAGAGCCTCACCGAGATCATCGGCCATCTGGTGACGCATAACCATCCGGTCGGCCCCGAACTGGTCGATCAGGTTCGGCGCGGCGCGGAGGATCTGAAGTTCGTCAACGTGCTCGATCCGGCCACCGACCCGAAAGACCTGGCCGAGCGGGTGACGATCAACATTCTCGCCTGA
- a CDS encoding amino acid ABC transporter permease, whose product MPSDITQSGVPIVARPVNTHRLRFDFTLRVWLTWALLLIALIGGLQHLGLDFALIRAKLPFMLGLHLSPNGFVQGVVLTILVTAMSMVFAVGLAVLTALGRLSRNPVAFAIATFYASFFRGTPLLVQVLLIYLALPQFGIILSALTSGIMALSLNYAAYLAETIRAGITAVPRGQREAAMALGLSPLLIAVKIVAPQAARVIIPPAGAQFVSMLKDSSLVSLMGLWELNFLAQSYGRSTYHYMEMLLTAAFIYWGLSILFEIVQHRLEVRFGRAYGATRG is encoded by the coding sequence ATGCCGAGTGACATCACTCAATCCGGAGTTCCCATCGTTGCGCGGCCGGTGAACACCCACCGGCTGCGTTTCGATTTCACGCTGCGGGTCTGGCTGACCTGGGCGCTGCTGCTCATCGCCCTCATCGGCGGGCTGCAGCATCTCGGCCTCGACTTCGCGCTGATCCGTGCCAAGCTGCCCTTCATGCTCGGCCTTCATCTGTCGCCCAATGGCTTCGTCCAGGGTGTAGTTCTGACTATTCTGGTGACAGCGATGTCGATGGTGTTCGCTGTCGGTCTTGCCGTGTTGACGGCGCTCGGCCGGCTTTCGCGCAACCCGGTCGCCTTTGCCATCGCCACCTTCTACGCATCCTTCTTTCGCGGCACGCCGCTGCTGGTGCAAGTGCTGCTGATCTACCTCGCCCTGCCGCAGTTCGGCATCATCCTGTCGGCGCTGACCTCGGGCATCATGGCCCTGTCACTCAATTACGCCGCCTATCTGGCCGAGACGATCCGTGCCGGGATTACGGCGGTCCCGCGCGGACAGCGCGAGGCGGCGATGGCCCTTGGCTTGTCGCCGTTGCTGATCGCCGTCAAGATCGTCGCTCCGCAGGCGGCGCGCGTCATCATTCCGCCGGCCGGAGCCCAGTTCGTCTCGATGCTGAAGGATTCGTCGCTGGTATCGCTGATGGGACTGTGGGAACTCAACTTTCTCGCCCAGTCCTACGGTCGTTCGACCTATCACTACATGGAAATGCTGCTGACGGCCGCCTTCATCTACTGGGGACTGTCCATCCTGTTCGAGATCGTCCAACATCGTCTGGAAGTGCGCTTCGGCCGCGCCTACGGCGCCACCCGTGGATGA